ATAACCGCAGGCCGTCCAGGCCTCGGGGCGCTCATACCAGGCCATCAGCAACAACTGCAGCAGCGAGGCGTGGCCCTGGCGCAGCAGGTTCAACGAGCTATCGCGCCAGCGCTCCAGAAACCGCTCCACATCCGTGCTCGTGGCGTTGGTCCAGCCTCCCCAGACACCGGTCAATGGCCCACGGGTCAGGGGCAAGCTGAGCACATCGAACAACTGCCGGGTCAGCTTGAGCATGGCCGGGGAAAGCGCTGCCAGCTTGTGGTCGAGGCTCGCGAGCACGGTGCTGCTGGAGGCCTGGGTTCCCGCCAGCACGATCGGGATCAAGGCCTGCAACAGCGGCAGATCATCCTCGCGCAGCACCTGGTAGCCAGAGGAGGGTGTCTCTTTCGAGCAGCCGACCAGGCTCGCGGTCCCGAGGAACAGGCTGGCGCCCAGGCTGAACCTGAGCAGGTCGCGACGCTGCATGGCCTGCCCCGCTCAGCGGATGAACAGTTTGTAGACCAGGCGCTGCAGGGCCTTGCCATAAGGTGGGTAGATCACCTTGGCAGCGTTTATCCGCTGCTTGGCCAGCACCGCCTTGGCCTTGCTGAAGGTGAGGAAACCTTCGTGGCCGTGGTAGTGCCCCATGCCGGACGGGCCGATGCCACCGAACGGCAGGTTTTCCTGGGCCACGTGCAGCAGGGTGTCGTTCAGGCACACACCACCAGAGTGAGTGTCACGCAGCACCCGCGCCTGCTCGGCGCGGTCGTAGCCGAAGTAGTAGAGCGCCAGGGGGCGTGGCCGCTGGTTGATATAGGCCAGGGCGTCGTCGAGCTGGTCGTAGGGCACCAGTGGCAGCAGCGGGCCGAAGATCTCGTCCTGCATCACCTGCATGCCGTCGTTCACCTCGAGCAGCAGATGGGGTGGCAGGCGTCGGCCCTGGCGAGGTTCATCCGAATAGAGGTCGAGCACCTTGGCGCCCTTGGCGCGGGCGTCGTCCAGCAAGTGGTTCAGGCGGCCGAGCTGGCGCTCGTTGATGATCGCGCTGTAATCGGGGTTGTCATTGAGGCGTGGGTAGGCATGGCGCACGGCGCGCTGGTAGGCCTCGGCGAAGGCGCCCAGGCGCTCGCGGGGCACCAGCACGTAGTCGGGGGCGACGCAGGTTTGCCCGGCATTGAGGGTCTTGCCGAAGGCGATGCGCTCGGCAGCGGTGTCCAGCGGCACATCCGCCGAGACGATGGCCGGCGATTTACCGCCCAGCTCGAGGGTCACCGGGGTGAGGTTCTGCGCGGCCGCCAGCATCACGTGGCGGCCGACGCTGGTGGCGCCGGTGAACAACAGATGGTCGAACGGCAGGCGGGCAAAGGCCTGGCCG
This genomic stretch from Pseudomonas entomophila harbors:
- a CDS encoding twin-arginine translocation pathway signal protein — encoded protein: MQRRDLLRFSLGASLFLGTASLVGCSKETPSSGYQVLREDDLPLLQALIPIVLAGTQASSSTVLASLDHKLAALSPAMLKLTRQLFDVLSLPLTRGPLTGVWGGWTNATSTDVERFLERWRDSSLNLLRQGHASLLQLLLMAWYERPEAWTACGYPGPPKI
- a CDS encoding coniferyl aldehyde dehydrogenase, coding for MTSPAVLPPVQSDLDLQATFDAQRRAFASNPMPPAAQRRQWLKSLREALLADKETLITSIDADFSGRSRDETLIAELMPSVLGLRDAERHLQRWMRASRRKVGLAFQPASARVQYQPLGVVGIIVPWNYPLFLAIGPLTGALAAGNRVMLKLSESTPSSGQALKTLLERVFPRDLVSVVLGEVEVGQAFARLPFDHLLFTGATSVGRHVMLAAAQNLTPVTLELGGKSPAIVSADVPLDTAAERIAFGKTLNAGQTCVAPDYVLVPRERLGAFAEAYQRAVRHAYPRLNDNPDYSAIINERQLGRLNHLLDDARAKGAKVLDLYSDEPRQGRRLPPHLLLEVNDGMQVMQDEIFGPLLPLVPYDQLDDALAYINQRPRPLALYYFGYDRAEQARVLRDTHSGGVCLNDTLLHVAQENLPFGGIGPSGMGHYHGHEGFLTFSKAKAVLAKQRINAAKVIYPPYGKALQRLVYKLFIR